In the Maribacter sp. MJ134 genome, one interval contains:
- a CDS encoding PDZ domain-containing protein: MFNLNLTGGLLVQKVAKSSPASAAGIRGGYIPANIGGKEMLFGGDIILKIGPQETCHVGCLEGVKKLLVNKEKIAVSYLREGKEHMVTVDASEVRKNFLTIN; this comes from the coding sequence TTGTTTAATCTGAATCTTACTGGAGGGCTTCTAGTACAAAAAGTTGCCAAGTCCAGCCCAGCTAGTGCTGCGGGCATTCGGGGTGGTTATATACCTGCTAATATTGGCGGTAAGGAAATGCTCTTTGGTGGTGATATCATATTGAAGATAGGACCACAGGAGACCTGCCACGTAGGCTGTTTGGAAGGGGTAAAAAAATTGTTGGTGAACAAAGAGAAAATTGCGGTTAGCTATTTGCGGGAGGGAAAAGAGCATATGGTTACAGTTGATGCTTCCGAGGTACGCAAGAATTTTTTGACTATCAATTAG
- a CDS encoding S1C family serine protease: protein MKKTTKVLALLFSFSLTALMAQEGHHAPAKKRTFPKNLSAQETSVAKLYNEVIASVVTIYTTSNSFTQTGPVQNKGLGSGVLISSDCHILTAAHVVDGSSSISIKTQDGKLRKATLLFSEKSADIALLKLDVPDSSLSHATFGDSDTMAVGQNVYAIGSPYGMENSFSSGIVSAFRNFNTLYDGTVNIEFIQTDAAINSGNSGGPLFNSNGEVVGIASSILTVSGGFQGIGMAVTSNTVKSLLSFEDRPWIGIEGVF from the coding sequence ATGAAAAAAACAACAAAAGTACTTGCCCTACTGTTTTCGTTTAGCCTTACCGCGCTTATGGCGCAAGAGGGTCACCACGCACCGGCAAAAAAAAGAACATTCCCTAAAAATCTTTCGGCTCAGGAAACAAGCGTTGCTAAGTTGTACAATGAAGTTATTGCTTCGGTGGTTACTATTTACACCACCTCAAACTCTTTTACGCAAACCGGCCCGGTACAGAACAAGGGACTTGGCTCCGGAGTCCTAATTTCGTCTGATTGTCATATACTTACCGCAGCTCATGTGGTAGATGGGTCTTCTTCCATAAGTATTAAGACACAAGATGGGAAATTGCGCAAAGCAACCTTGCTTTTCAGTGAAAAATCTGCAGATATTGCACTTTTGAAGCTAGATGTGCCGGACAGTTCCCTTTCCCATGCCACTTTTGGCGATTCCGATACCATGGCCGTAGGTCAGAACGTGTATGCCATTGGTAGTCCTTACGGTATGGAAAATTCATTTTCATCGGGTATCGTATCGGCGTTTCGGAACTTCAATACGCTTTATGACGGGACTGTAAATATTGAATTCATTCAAACGGATGCAGCCATTAATTCTGGGAATAGTGGTGGACCCCTTTTCAATTCTAACGGAGAAGTAGTGGGTATCGCATCTAGTATTTTGACCGTTTCAGGTGGTTTTCAAGGTATAGGCATGGCCGTAACAAGTAATACGGTTAAATCCTTGTTGTCCTTTGAAGATAGGCCTTGGATTGGTATTGAAGGGGTTTTTTAA
- a CDS encoding 2Fe-2S iron-sulfur cluster-binding protein gives MTDIKIKITDREGVLHEIDAPTDMNMNLMEVVRSYELAPEGTIGICGGMAMCASCQCYIESNHELPEKSDDEEAMLAEAFNVEENSRLGCQLHITEDMAGLEVVLAPEES, from the coding sequence ATGACAGATATAAAGATCAAGATTACGGATAGAGAAGGCGTTCTTCACGAAATTGATGCCCCGACCGATATGAACATGAACCTTATGGAAGTAGTGCGTTCGTATGAACTTGCTCCAGAAGGTACCATAGGCATATGTGGTGGTATGGCCATGTGCGCTTCCTGTCAGTGTTACATAGAATCTAATCATGAGCTTCCAGAGAAGTCCGATGATGAAGAGGCCATGCTTGCTGAGGCTTTTAACGTAGAGGAAAATTCCCGATTAGGTTGTCAACTTCACATAACTGAAGATATGGCTGGGCTAGAGGTAGTGTTGGCTCCAGAGGAATCTTAG
- a CDS encoding ABC transporter ATP-binding protein, with translation MPEKKVSILTAFKTIIWPRRKLVFLGLVLIVISKAASFVAPVSLRYFLDDIVPNKDYDLLKILVAIVIFSFFVQGLMSFLLTKVLSIQAQYMISELRAQVQKQVLSLPIRFFDNTKSGALVSRIMSDVEGVRNLIGTGLVQLVGGTITAIVSLILLLRISPGMTLLTFIPLVLFAIIALKAFKIIRPVFRDRGKINAEVKGRLTETLGGIRVIKGFNAEAQEAKVFEKGVDKLYRNVKKSLTATAVMTSSSTFLLGLATTGIMMGYGGYKMMEGELTTGQYFEFTFLLALMIAPIVQMSNIGSQLTEALAGLDRTEELMNEVSEANEKERTVQLSNIHGDMSFEDVSFAYEEDKDVLHNISFKVKSGDVIALVGSSGSGKSTIAGLAATFLNPDSGKITVDGIDMAKVDLTSFRQFLGVVLQDDFLFEGTIKDNILFPRPNASEEELQAAVKAAYVDEFTDRFDDGLETLIGERGVKLSGGQRQRIAIARAVLANPKILILDEATSNLDTESEALIQKSLAALTEGRTTFVIAHRLSTIRKANQILVIENGKIAEQGTHDELIATEGRYYNLFTYQARI, from the coding sequence ATGCCCGAAAAAAAAGTTAGTATTCTTACCGCGTTCAAAACCATTATTTGGCCCAGACGAAAGTTAGTTTTCCTTGGACTGGTATTAATTGTAATTAGTAAAGCGGCGAGTTTCGTAGCGCCAGTATCTCTTCGCTATTTTTTGGACGACATTGTACCCAATAAAGATTATGACCTTCTCAAAATACTAGTAGCCATAGTTATATTTTCTTTTTTCGTACAAGGTCTTATGTCTTTTCTTTTGACCAAGGTCCTCAGCATACAAGCACAATATATGATTTCCGAGCTTAGGGCACAGGTACAGAAACAGGTACTCTCATTACCCATTCGATTTTTTGACAATACAAAATCAGGGGCTTTGGTCTCAAGGATTATGAGCGATGTTGAAGGTGTTCGAAACCTAATTGGAACTGGATTGGTGCAGTTAGTGGGCGGAACCATTACGGCAATCGTATCACTAATACTTTTATTGAGAATAAGTCCGGGTATGACATTGCTTACTTTTATTCCTCTTGTTTTATTTGCCATAATCGCTTTAAAAGCTTTTAAAATTATCCGTCCCGTTTTTCGTGACCGAGGTAAAATAAATGCGGAAGTCAAAGGACGATTAACCGAAACTCTTGGCGGAATACGGGTAATCAAAGGATTTAATGCAGAAGCGCAAGAAGCAAAGGTATTCGAAAAAGGTGTTGACAAATTATACCGGAACGTAAAAAAGAGTTTAACCGCTACTGCTGTAATGACAAGTTCGTCCACGTTTCTTTTAGGCTTGGCCACAACAGGAATAATGATGGGATATGGTGGCTATAAAATGATGGAAGGAGAATTAACGACGGGGCAATATTTTGAATTTACCTTTTTATTGGCGCTGATGATTGCCCCAATCGTACAGATGAGTAATATTGGTAGTCAGTTAACGGAAGCATTGGCAGGTCTTGACCGGACAGAAGAACTGATGAACGAAGTATCCGAAGCAAACGAAAAAGAGCGTACCGTTCAGCTTTCAAATATTCATGGTGATATGTCTTTTGAAGATGTTTCATTTGCTTATGAAGAAGATAAGGATGTGCTGCACAATATTAGTTTTAAGGTAAAGTCAGGGGATGTCATAGCTTTGGTAGGCAGTTCGGGGTCAGGTAAATCCACTATTGCCGGTTTGGCAGCTACTTTTTTGAACCCGGATTCAGGCAAGATTACAGTAGACGGGATTGATATGGCAAAGGTAGATTTGACCAGTTTTCGTCAGTTTTTAGGTGTTGTATTGCAAGATGATTTCTTATTTGAGGGTACCATAAAAGATAATATCCTTTTCCCCAGACCCAATGCCTCTGAAGAAGAGTTACAAGCAGCAGTAAAAGCAGCATACGTAGATGAGTTTACGGACCGGTTTGATGATGGTTTGGAAACCCTGATCGGCGAACGCGGTGTAAAACTTTCTGGTGGACAACGCCAGCGTATCGCCATTGCCCGTGCAGTATTGGCAAATCCAAAAATTCTAATTCTTGATGAAGCGACTTCCAATCTAGATACAGAGAGTGAAGCGTTGATACAAAAAAGTTTGGCCGCACTAACCGAAGGAAGAACCACTTTTGTAATTGCCCACCGTTTGAGCACCATTCGGAAAGCGAACCAAATTCTGGTTATAGAGAATGGAAAAATAGCGGAGCAGGGAACCCATGATGAATTAATAGCTACTGAGGGTAGGTATTATAATCTGTTCACGTATCAGGCGAGGATATAA
- a CDS encoding SGNH/GDSL hydrolase family protein: MNRRQFVTISSLGALGTLLLNCTESKKILLKKNYTIACLGDSITATQDGYVQLLQNYVDTNHKSLNIRFLNWGKSSETITGLTEKNHSGPRPYLFERLDGLLNSTHVDIILFCYGINCGIYGAPSPKLFDGYTIGIYSFLEKIKLKGTKAILLTPPPLALKAAPISPNSGQTDYGYTNPYPKYESEVLLKFCEIIKGVQHSNSLGAIDIHTPLLRHQETCYDQDPIHPNSAGHQLIMDTVVDHLTI, from the coding sequence ATGAACAGACGACAATTCGTAACTATAAGTTCTTTGGGCGCGTTGGGTACTTTACTTCTCAACTGTACAGAATCAAAGAAAATACTTCTTAAAAAGAATTATACTATCGCCTGTTTAGGTGATAGTATTACAGCTACACAAGATGGATATGTTCAACTACTTCAAAATTACGTGGATACGAACCACAAAAGCTTAAACATTAGGTTCCTGAATTGGGGAAAAAGCAGCGAAACAATTACCGGACTTACCGAAAAAAACCACTCCGGACCGAGACCCTATTTATTTGAAAGACTGGACGGGCTACTTAATAGTACCCATGTAGATATCATCTTATTCTGCTACGGCATTAATTGCGGTATTTACGGAGCTCCTTCACCCAAATTATTCGATGGTTATACCATAGGCATCTACTCCTTCTTGGAAAAGATAAAATTAAAGGGAACCAAAGCCATTCTTTTAACGCCACCACCACTTGCATTGAAAGCAGCACCCATCTCCCCTAACTCAGGGCAAACGGATTATGGTTATACCAATCCATATCCAAAATACGAGAGCGAAGTATTGCTAAAATTCTGTGAAATCATAAAAGGTGTCCAACATTCAAATAGCTTAGGTGCCATAGACATTCATACACCATTACTAAGACATCAAGAGACATGTTATGACCAAGACCCTATACACCCGAATTCGGCAGGACATCAACTGATTATGGACACCGTTGTCGATCATTTAACAATTTAA
- a CDS encoding NAD(P)/FAD-dependent oxidoreductase, translating to MIKTDILIIGAGPTGLFAVFEAGLLQLKCHLIDALPQAGGQCSEIYPKKPIYDIPGFPEVLAGDLVDNLMEQIKPFQPGFTLGERAQTIEKLADGTFIVTTNKGTKHHAPIVAIAGGLGSFEPRKPLLENLTKYEDNGIAYIIKDPEVYRDKKVVIAGGGDSALDWSIFLADVAKKVTLVHRRSEFRGALDSVEKVQHLKNEGKIDLITPAEIVGLYGESKLQSVSIKKSDSEDLITLEVDNFIPLFGLSPKLGPIGDWGLEIEKNAIKVDNTLDYQTNIPGVYAIGDVNTYPGKLKLILCGFHEATLMCQSAYQRIYPDKKYVMKYTTVGGVTGFDGSKKEAPKAVVKAID from the coding sequence ATGATTAAAACAGACATACTGATAATTGGAGCGGGCCCCACGGGTCTTTTTGCCGTTTTTGAAGCAGGTTTATTACAATTAAAATGTCATCTTATCGATGCCTTGCCACAAGCGGGCGGTCAATGTTCTGAAATATATCCTAAAAAACCTATCTACGATATTCCTGGTTTTCCAGAGGTGCTGGCAGGAGATTTGGTAGATAATCTTATGGAACAAATAAAACCTTTTCAACCAGGTTTTACTTTAGGAGAACGTGCACAAACGATTGAAAAGTTAGCGGACGGAACATTTATCGTTACCACCAACAAGGGTACAAAGCATCATGCGCCAATAGTGGCCATTGCCGGGGGACTAGGTAGTTTTGAACCTAGGAAGCCACTTTTAGAAAATTTGACAAAGTACGAGGATAACGGTATCGCTTACATCATTAAGGATCCGGAAGTCTATAGGGATAAAAAAGTGGTCATTGCCGGTGGTGGAGATTCTGCCCTGGATTGGAGCATCTTCTTGGCCGATGTGGCCAAAAAAGTAACATTGGTTCACCGTCGCAGTGAATTCAGGGGCGCTTTGGATTCCGTCGAAAAAGTACAGCATCTTAAGAATGAGGGTAAAATAGACCTGATTACACCTGCGGAGATTGTTGGCTTATATGGAGAAAGTAAACTGCAATCTGTCAGTATTAAAAAAAGTGATTCAGAAGACCTAATTACTCTAGAAGTAGATAATTTTATTCCCTTGTTTGGACTGTCACCAAAATTAGGACCAATAGGGGACTGGGGTCTAGAGATTGAAAAAAATGCCATAAAGGTGGATAATACTTTGGATTACCAAACCAATATTCCCGGTGTTTATGCCATAGGGGACGTAAATACATATCCAGGCAAATTAAAATTGATACTTTGTGGTTTTCATGAAGCAACGTTAATGTGCCAGAGTGCCTATCAACGAATTTATCCAGATAAAAAGTACGTAATGAAATATACTACGGTCGGAGGTGTTACTGGATTCGATGGTAGTAAAAAAGAAGCTCCAAAAGCGGTAGTAAAAGCGATAGATTAG
- a CDS encoding acylase, whose amino-acid sequence MKSIVLIFLSVLLFTSCTSETKPLTESERWEKQAQTIEIIRDDYGVPHIYGKTDADAVFGLLYAQCEDDFNRVEQNYIWATGRLAEVEGDEALYSDLRAKLFMTEDEAKANYEKSPDWLKKLCDAFADGVNYYLHTHPEVKPKLLTRFEPWMPMYFSEGSIGGDIERIRTSEIKAFYEGNMEIPESEIMAIEKEEEMAEPQGSNGIAISGDLTQSGNAMLLINPHTSFYFRGEVHVVSEEGLNAYGAVTWGQFFVYQGFNEKTGWMHTSTYTDVMDEFKENITSLEGKILYQYGEELRPVEVSEITLKYKSGEGLKEKKFPAYRTHHGPITHMEDGKWTASAMMWEPVKALEQSFVRTKKEGYKGFREMMDIRTNSSNNTVYADAEGNIAYFHGNFIPKRDVSFDYSRPVEGWDPKTDWQGLHTVEENILVLNPENGWIQNCNSTPYTSALEFSPKKEDYPYYMSRDQENFRGIHAVSLLKDTEGYTLDSLIELAHDPYLPAFKALIPGLIKAYYMHDDRNPKLQEAIAELADWDFKTSKESVAMTLAHFYGTQYYKEGSYPEGLIPMERVQYWGSLSPNGEKLRIFETVIDHLITDFGTWKLPWGEVNRYQRLNGDIQQQFDDDKPSLAVGFASGRWGALAAYGARYETEGAKKIYGTRGNSFVAAVEFGDKVKAKTILAGGQSGNPNSPHFDDQIQKYINVDWKDALYYRGDVLKRAKETYRPGKR is encoded by the coding sequence ATGAAATCTATTGTGCTCATCTTTTTATCCGTTCTACTGTTCACGTCCTGTACCTCTGAAACGAAACCTTTGACGGAAAGTGAAAGATGGGAAAAACAAGCCCAGACCATTGAAATTATTAGGGATGATTATGGAGTTCCGCACATTTATGGCAAAACGGATGCCGACGCCGTTTTTGGATTGCTATATGCGCAATGTGAGGATGATTTTAATCGTGTAGAGCAAAATTACATCTGGGCCACAGGTCGCTTGGCGGAGGTAGAAGGTGATGAAGCGTTGTACAGTGATTTACGGGCAAAACTTTTCATGACGGAGGACGAGGCAAAAGCCAATTATGAAAAGAGCCCGGATTGGTTAAAGAAATTATGTGATGCGTTTGCGGACGGGGTTAATTATTACCTGCACACCCACCCAGAAGTGAAACCTAAATTACTAACAAGATTTGAGCCCTGGATGCCCATGTATTTTAGTGAAGGGAGTATTGGTGGCGATATTGAGCGCATAAGAACTAGCGAAATAAAGGCCTTTTATGAGGGGAACATGGAAATACCAGAGTCGGAAATTATGGCCATTGAAAAGGAAGAGGAAATGGCCGAACCACAAGGTTCTAATGGTATAGCTATTTCTGGAGATTTAACCCAATCCGGCAACGCAATGCTCTTGATTAATCCGCATACTTCCTTCTATTTTAGAGGGGAAGTCCACGTGGTTTCAGAGGAAGGATTAAATGCTTATGGCGCGGTAACTTGGGGTCAATTTTTCGTGTACCAAGGCTTTAACGAGAAAACGGGATGGATGCACACATCTACCTATACCGATGTGATGGACGAGTTCAAGGAAAACATTACAAGCTTAGAGGGGAAAATCCTTTATCAATATGGCGAAGAATTACGACCTGTTGAAGTTTCAGAAATCACTTTAAAATATAAGAGTGGTGAAGGGTTAAAAGAAAAGAAATTTCCTGCCTATCGCACGCACCACGGACCCATTACCCATATGGAAGATGGTAAATGGACCGCTTCTGCGATGATGTGGGAGCCCGTAAAGGCCTTAGAGCAGTCTTTTGTGCGTACCAAAAAAGAGGGCTACAAAGGTTTCCGTGAAATGATGGACATACGCACCAATTCCAGTAACAATACCGTCTATGCAGACGCTGAGGGGAACATTGCCTATTTCCATGGTAATTTTATTCCCAAGCGCGATGTGAGTTTTGACTATTCACGGCCTGTGGAGGGTTGGGACCCCAAAACGGATTGGCAAGGTTTACATACGGTAGAGGAGAATATTCTGGTGCTCAACCCTGAAAATGGATGGATACAAAATTGTAATTCTACACCCTATACTTCGGCATTGGAGTTTAGTCCTAAAAAGGAGGACTATCCCTATTATATGTCACGTGACCAAGAAAATTTTAGGGGTATTCATGCCGTAAGTCTTTTAAAGGATACAGAGGGATACACCTTGGATTCGTTAATTGAACTTGCACACGACCCATATTTGCCCGCCTTTAAAGCGCTAATACCCGGGCTCATAAAAGCTTATTATATGCATGATGATAGAAACCCTAAACTACAGGAGGCGATAGCGGAATTGGCCGATTGGGATTTTAAAACCTCAAAGGAATCTGTCGCAATGACCCTGGCGCACTTTTATGGTACTCAGTATTATAAAGAAGGAAGTTATCCTGAAGGGTTAATCCCTATGGAAAGAGTGCAATATTGGGGAAGTTTATCTCCTAACGGCGAAAAGCTTAGAATATTCGAGACGGTTATAGACCACTTAATTACGGATTTTGGAACTTGGAAACTTCCTTGGGGAGAAGTAAATAGATACCAACGTCTAAATGGCGATATACAACAGCAGTTTGATGATGATAAACCTAGCCTTGCCGTTGGTTTTGCTTCTGGTAGATGGGGAGCTCTAGCCGCTTATGGTGCTCGTTACGAAACAGAGGGAGCAAAGAAAATCTACGGCACCCGAGGCAATAGTTTTGTTGCTGCGGTCGAATTTGGAGATAAGGTTAAAGCCAAAACGATTTTAGCGGGAGGGCAAAGTGGAAATCCTAATTCGCCACATTTTGATGATCAAATCCAAAAATATATTAATGTAGACTGGAAGGATGCGTTATATTACAGGGGTGATGTATTAAAAAGGGCAAAAGAAACATATAGGCCAGGAAAGAGATAA
- a CDS encoding TPM domain-containing protein, which translates to MFKKTLASFLLFFSLALGAQQQYMALQEIVTDSAAIFNANELLELKNRLTDFESGTTNQLVVVTIERLGFETIETYANGLFNENRLGQQGKDNGLLILFAEHDREVRIEVGYGLEPYITDAVASRIIRNTMIPHFKEERYYKGISEATDQLISFLQEPEALEEFKAEIENDEKRDRRIGYGFLFLFLLLFVGFGGFFFFKSYKSLVEVLRGILIGKLGLIPGLFMILGVSLSALFGLVFMAVPLVVFISIYKEEFLPRALLFEHPEMLLLLLIPFFGIATLIAFFKIKFFGKDVFELSLIKNDKTYYRKTFSSSGTHSFGSSSSGSSSSGFSGGGGSSGGGGASGSW; encoded by the coding sequence ATGTTTAAAAAAACACTTGCGTCATTTTTACTCTTCTTTTCATTAGCGCTTGGTGCACAACAGCAATACATGGCGTTGCAAGAAATTGTGACCGATAGCGCGGCCATTTTCAATGCAAATGAATTACTGGAATTAAAAAATAGGCTTACCGATTTTGAATCGGGTACAACCAATCAATTAGTCGTGGTCACTATAGAGCGTTTAGGTTTTGAGACCATAGAAACCTATGCGAACGGGCTTTTTAATGAAAATAGACTAGGACAACAGGGGAAGGATAATGGTTTACTTATTTTATTCGCAGAACACGATAGGGAAGTGCGTATAGAAGTGGGTTACGGACTAGAACCCTATATTACAGATGCGGTCGCATCCCGTATCATTAGGAATACGATGATTCCCCATTTCAAGGAAGAGCGGTATTACAAAGGTATTTCTGAGGCAACTGACCAATTAATTTCGTTTTTGCAAGAACCTGAGGCACTGGAAGAGTTTAAAGCTGAAATTGAAAATGACGAAAAAAGAGACAGGCGCATAGGCTACGGATTTTTATTCTTGTTTTTATTGTTATTTGTCGGTTTTGGGGGGTTCTTTTTCTTTAAATCATATAAAAGTTTGGTGGAGGTTCTCAGGGGGATTTTAATTGGCAAATTAGGATTGATTCCCGGATTGTTCATGATTTTAGGAGTGTCTTTATCTGCGCTTTTCGGACTGGTGTTTATGGCGGTTCCTCTAGTGGTTTTTATATCAATATATAAGGAAGAATTTTTACCTAGAGCGTTACTTTTTGAGCACCCGGAAATGTTGTTATTACTGCTGATCCCCTTCTTCGGGATAGCCACGCTCATTGCTTTTTTTAAAATTAAATTTTTTGGGAAAGATGTTTTTGAACTTTCCTTGATTAAGAACGACAAAACCTATTACAGAAAAACCTTTTCATCTTCAGGAACCCATTCTTTTGGCTCTAGCTCGTCAGGCAGCAGTTCTAGTGGTTTCTCTGGAGGCGGTGGTAGTTCTGGCGGAGGTGGTGCTAGTGGAAGTTGGTAA
- the recQ gene encoding DNA helicase RecQ, with translation MAMTVNKESTLLPLLKTHFGYDNFKPNQLAIIQDVMAKKDVLAIMPTGGGKSLCYQLTALALEGTAIVISPLIALMKDQVDVLKANGISAAYYNSSQTEETQQAIFKQLKEGQLKLFYIAPESLGFVHGVLETIPISIFAIDEAHCISSWGHDFRPAYTQLGGLKKRFSNVPIIALTATADKTTQEDIVDQLNVPEAEQHLASFNRPNIFLEVKPAQDRIRHILEFLQERPNESGIIYCLSRKSTETIAAKLVASGFKVQAYHAGMSAEERNEAQEDFITDKTPIVVATIAFGMGIDKSNVRWVIHYNLPKNIEGYYQEIGRGGRDGLPAHALLFYSFGDVAQLRRFIFTSENATVEYAKLERMQQFAEALSCRRIALLNYFGEQVTEGCGNCDICKQPPAYFDATVLAQKICSAVARLREREPMGVVIDVLRGAQNAQVLEKGYQNIKTYGAVKDISWQDLQQYVIQLLNKGVLHINFKEGARLGLTPLAKEVLYNKKEVQLATLQKVADRPKRELKARSSKTGLFEKLRVLRHEIATAEGVPAYVIFGDASLKDMELKLPKNETEFLQVSGVGQAKLEKYAAIFLKEIAAHAPSKKSKVATHLKSLQLFKEGLSIAEIAEQRAISENTVYGHLVKANMEGKSIDLHQFLTAEELDSIADAKEDLEGVESLKAFVEYFEEKIPYWKLKIGLYLLDE, from the coding sequence ATGGCGATGACAGTCAATAAAGAAAGTACTTTACTACCATTACTAAAGACACATTTCGGATACGACAATTTTAAACCGAATCAATTGGCGATTATTCAGGACGTCATGGCCAAAAAAGATGTCTTGGCCATTATGCCCACAGGTGGCGGCAAATCTTTATGCTATCAGTTGACCGCATTGGCACTAGAAGGCACGGCAATAGTGATAAGTCCGTTAATTGCCTTAATGAAAGATCAGGTAGATGTGCTCAAAGCCAATGGTATTTCAGCCGCTTATTATAATAGTTCACAAACCGAGGAAACACAGCAAGCCATATTTAAACAACTGAAGGAAGGGCAATTAAAACTATTCTATATAGCACCGGAAAGTTTAGGATTTGTACACGGCGTTTTGGAAACCATACCCATAAGCATCTTTGCCATAGATGAAGCGCATTGCATCTCTTCTTGGGGGCATGATTTTAGACCTGCCTATACGCAACTTGGTGGCCTAAAGAAGCGATTTTCGAACGTTCCCATCATAGCCCTAACGGCAACGGCGGACAAGACCACACAAGAAGATATAGTGGATCAACTTAATGTTCCGGAAGCAGAACAACACTTGGCCTCATTCAATAGGCCTAACATATTTTTAGAGGTAAAACCCGCTCAAGACCGGATACGTCATATTCTCGAATTTCTGCAGGAGCGGCCCAATGAAAGTGGTATTATTTATTGCCTGAGCAGAAAAAGTACGGAGACTATCGCGGCTAAACTGGTTGCCTCAGGTTTCAAGGTACAGGCCTATCATGCTGGCATGTCCGCTGAGGAGCGTAATGAAGCCCAAGAGGATTTTATAACGGATAAAACACCTATTGTAGTCGCTACCATTGCTTTTGGAATGGGTATTGACAAAAGTAATGTACGTTGGGTGATACACTACAACCTTCCCAAAAATATCGAGGGATATTATCAGGAGATTGGCCGCGGAGGGCGAGACGGACTTCCCGCTCATGCCTTATTATTCTATAGTTTTGGTGATGTTGCGCAACTGCGTCGGTTTATCTTCACTAGTGAAAATGCAACTGTGGAATATGCAAAACTAGAACGAATGCAACAATTTGCAGAAGCCCTAAGTTGTCGTAGAATAGCGTTGCTCAATTATTTTGGTGAACAGGTTACAGAGGGCTGTGGCAATTGTGATATCTGTAAGCAGCCGCCTGCATATTTTGATGCTACGGTATTGGCGCAGAAAATTTGTTCTGCGGTTGCCCGTTTAAGGGAACGAGAGCCCATGGGCGTCGTTATTGATGTGCTAAGGGGAGCTCAAAATGCCCAAGTTCTTGAGAAAGGTTATCAAAACATTAAGACCTACGGGGCCGTTAAGGATATTTCTTGGCAAGACTTGCAGCAATATGTCATACAACTATTAAATAAGGGGGTATTACATATCAATTTTAAAGAAGGAGCTAGATTAGGACTTACTCCGTTAGCTAAAGAAGTGCTTTACAATAAGAAAGAAGTACAATTGGCGACATTGCAAAAAGTAGCTGATAGGCCAAAACGAGAATTAAAGGCGCGTAGTTCCAAAACAGGGCTTTTCGAAAAACTTAGGGTCTTACGTCATGAGATTGCCACAGCGGAAGGAGTTCCTGCCTACGTAATTTTTGGCGATGCCAGTTTAAAGGATATGGAGTTAAAATTACCTAAGAATGAAACGGAGTTTCTGCAAGTTTCTGGGGTAGGGCAGGCTAAGCTGGAAAAATATGCTGCCATTTTTTTAAAAGAAATCGCAGCACATGCGCCGAGTAAGAAATCAAAAGTGGCAACACATCTGAAGTCTTTACAACTATTTAAAGAAGGCTTGTCCATCGCTGAAATTGCCGAGCAAAGGGCTATTTCTGAAAATACGGTCTATGGACATCTGGTAAAAGCAAACATGGAAGGCAAATCAATTGATTTACATCAATTTTTAACAGCGGAAGAATTGGATAGCATAGCCGATGCCAAAGAAGATTTAGAAGGCGTAGAAAGTCTCAAAGCCTTTGTTGAATATTTTGAAGAAAAAATACCCTATTGGAAATTGAAGATAGGATTGTATTTGTTGGATGAATAA